GTGACCTTGAGCTCGATCCTGAGTGCTTGTGCGAGCTGCGCACCCGTGTCGACTCGGACGTCTTCGACCGACAGCGGCAACAGCTCCACGTCTTGCGTCGTGCGGAAGCGACACGAGATTCCATCGACTGGCACCGAACCAATTTCCGCGTGACGCGAGACGATGAGTTTTTCGCGAACGACGTTGGGCAGCGGTGAAAATTCGATGATCGACGTGGCCGGGATCTGTCGCAGGTAGTGCGGGAAGAGGAGCGCTGCGACGGAGTGGATGACCTCGGGCAGCTCGTCATCGAGCTTCTGGCGAATCTTGCCCGTGAGAAATGCGACGCCTTCGAGCAGACGTTCGACGTCCGGATCTCCACCGCGCTCGGCGAGCATTGGGCCGATCGCGGGATATGCCTGGGCAAACTCACGACCGAGTTCGCGCAGGTAGGTCAGCTCGTCCTGGTAGTACTTGTTGAACATGAGCCCCGAAGACGCTTAGCAGTCGACCCCTGCGTGGCGACACTGTCAACGCTGGTCAAAAGTTTCACGAATCATCCGAGCTTCACGTTGCCGCTTTGATCGACCGCGGTGCTGAAGCGCAGCGCAGACCGTCGACCATCCGGGTAGTGAAGCTGACCGGTGATTTCGAACTCGAGCACCATCGTGTGCATCGCTTCGTTCTTGATGTGCCGCACTTGCACGTTCTTGAGGCGCGGCTCGTAGTTCTGGATGCTGTTTTTGATGGCGCGCTGCACGATGCCGATCGCATCCGGAAAGTCGTGCAGCATCTCGGAGACCTCGATGAGGCCGTAGTCGGGGCACGTGAGTGAGCTGCCCTGACGCGTGTTGAGCATGCGGATGAGATGCGACACCACGGCTTGTTCGAGGTCTTGATCCTTCCACGTATGCCGCTCCATCGAATGCGGATTGGCTGCGTGGGCGATGCGGGTGAGCAATGAGGCCGCCACGCGTTGATTCTACTCTTGTCGCGCGGGCGCTGACAGGCCGATGTGGCCTTCGCGCGACGCGCGCTCGGCAGTCCTGGCGAAAAGTTGAAAAGCGCACGAAAGAAGCGGCTTGGTCGACGATTTACGTCCGAGCGTT
The nucleotide sequence above comes from Polyangiaceae bacterium. Encoded proteins:
- the tssE gene encoding type VI secretion system baseplate subunit TssE → MERHTWKDQDLEQAVVSHLIRMLNTRQGSSLTCPDYGLIEVSEMLHDFPDAIGIVQRAIKNSIQNYEPRLKNVQVRHIKNEAMHTMVLEFEITGQLHYPDGRRSALRFSTAVDQSGNVKLG